The Haloarcula halophila nucleotide sequence ACGGTCGCGTTCAGCAGCGACGACCTCCCGGACGAGACGCACTCCGTACGGATCGAGTCCGGAGAACGGCTCATCGAGAATCAGCAGTTCCGGATCGCCTGCGATCGCCATCGCAAGACCGAGTCGTTGACGCATCCCTTTCGAATAGCCACCGGCGCGCTGGTCGATCGCATCGTCGAGACCAACGCGATCGAGCACCGTTTCGGGGTCACCAGTTGCATCGTTCGCATCGAGGATGTATTCGACGTGTTCACGCCCTGTAAGAGTAGTATACACGCCGAACTGATCGGGGAGGATACCAGTTTGCGCGTGAATCGGACTGGCTTTTTGCCGAGCGTCCATCCCGAGAACGGTCGCAGTTCCCGCTGTCGGTCGGGTATAATCCATCAGCATGTCGATCGTCGTGGATTTTCCAGCGCCGTTGGGTCCCAAGAACCCATACACTTCACCCTCCCGGACAGTGAGATCGAGGTCAGCAACGGCGGAACTGCCGTTATAGCGCTTTGTGAGCCCTGTCGTCTCGATTGCAGTCATCGTGAGTTCACCCAGCCATGGAGGAGCGTTACTACAGGGACAGGTACGTCGAGGACCATATCCGAACGTCGCTGAATACGTCTAAAAATATTGGGGAGTAGCCGCCTATTCTCTACTATTTCGTCGAAGACGCCCGACGGGAACGTGACTGTCCGGATTCGATCGCCGATTACTGTCTCTCTGCCAGCCTAGAAATCGGCAGGGTTATATTGTTTTAGGTTGGCCTTAAACTCATGCCGAGAGACGAGACGGAACGAGGTGCGCCGACGCGCAGGGAGTACGTGAAGTACAGCGGGGCAATCGTCGGAGGAGGATTGCTCGCAGGATGTACGGACCAATCCGAGTCCGGATCGACAACGGAGTCTACGAGCACGTCCACGGAGGAGCGGTCTTACACAGCTACGATGCCGCCGGTTGGTGAACTCACGCTCGATACCCCTCCCTCCTCGTGGGTCGGCGGTCTCGGGTTCACTGCGGACGTGTTGACCGCACTCGGCCAGGCCGACGGTGCTGTCGGTATGGCCGACCCTCGGTTCTGGTATCAAGGGTTCTACGACTTCCTCGACGGCGTGACGGCACCCGAGAAAGCGGACCTCACCCAATTTACGACGCCGGAACGTGATACCGATCTCGAGGTACTGTACGAATTAGACCCGGATCTGCTGGCTGTCGACCCGAACCCCCTCATCTCGATCTACGGGCTCGAAAAGGGGGAAGCCGAGGAGATTCGAGAGAACGTCGCACCCTGGTTCGGGAACGAGAGTCGACGAAAGCGCTTCGACGGGTGGACCTACTGGCCGGTCGGTGAGCCGTATCCCTATCTCTCCCTTCCCGAATACATTCCGAAGTACGCCGAGTTGTTCGGTGAACCGCGACGCGGCGAAGCACTGCTCTCACTCTACGAACCGTTCATCGAGGACGTTCGCTCGCGCGTTCCGCCGGAAGAGGAGCGTCGATCCCTGGCGCTGGTGAACGGACGATACAACCCCGAGAACCGCGATGGTTGGGTCGTCTATAACCCGAAATCGGAGATCGAACGGACGTGGGGGAAGAAACAATACCGTGATCTGAACGTCGTCGACGCGTTCGCGGGCGCGTACGACGGCCAATCCTCTATCACGGTTGACTTTGAGGGACTGTTGGAGTACGATCCGGACGTCATCATCTTCAATTTCGGAATCACGTATCGGGACTTCCAAGGCGAAAACCTGATCCGGAAACAGCGAGCGCTCCTCCAGGACCATCCAGTCGGCAGCGAGGTGACTGCAGTCGAAAACGACGACCTCTACGTCGGTGGCACCCCGTATCAGGGTCCGATTATCAACATGTTCCAGACGGAGATGGCCGCAAAGCAGCTCTACCCCGACGAATTTGGGGCGTATCCCGGCTACGGCGAACTCTCGGGGAGTGAGCAGTTGTTCGATCGGAAGCGGCTCGCAGACATCGTCACCGGAAACTTCTGACGGTGAGTCCCGTCTAGATAGGCAACAGAACGCGATACGAGAGCCGGAGGATGCTTTTCACCTCGGGCTCTCTCGCGGCTTTGTGTCACGACCCACGTCGGACCGACACTTCTTTTTTCACCGCGCCCACTCCAGGCTATCTATGCCCTTGACTCCCTTTCATCTGGGTCCGGGACTGTTACTCGGGCTGCTCCTGTTCCGGTACGTCGATATGCCGACCGTCGTTCTCGGGAGCGTCCTCGTCGACTGGCGTGCAGCATTGGTCTTCGGTGGGGTGTGGCCCGGCCCGCGCCACGACTGGATGCATAGCTACCTGGGCAGTCTGGCCTTCGCCGTCGTCCTCGCCGGTGTGATTCTCCTCGTGCGTCCCTCGATAGCCGAGTACATGCGACGGGCGAAACTCCGCCAGCGGGTCTCGAAACGGACTGTCGTCCTCGGGGCGGTTTCGGCCGTCACCGTACACGTGACGATCGATGCCTTCCATCATCCGCTGATGGAGCCGTTCCTGCCGGCCGGTGGAAACCCACTGTACGGCCTCTTTACGACGAGCGAGATGCGACTGTTCACCGCGTTCTGTCTCTTTCTCGGGATGCAGCTATACGTGGCCCATCTCGTCGACGGCGTCGGCTTCTCGCTTTCCGGACCGACGGAGTAGAGACACGCCAGCCGCTGGGTCCCGATGTGTACCACGGGATAACTGTCTGAACCTAGTGTTTAGCGCCGTCACAGTGACGGAACCGGCGCGTACGAGCAGTTCGAGCGTGGCGTGACTCTCCCCGATATCGTGACGAGGGCCGTGCCAACCGTGTCCGGACGATCCCGTGAGGCATAAACGAGTGTCCCCCTTCGAGCCGGTATGGACCCGGACGATGTCCGAGCGGATTGGGCCGATCGGTCGGGAAAGTACTCGCCGGAGTACTACGCCGACATCGGTCCCAACGAGGTGAGCGAGACGCTCACAGACGTGCTCGACCACTACGTCGGGACGGAGGCGACGATCTTAGAGATCGGGTGTGGCTCCGGCCGCCACCTCGCTGCCCTGTTGGAGCGGGGTTACGAGAACCTCTCCGGGATCGACATCAACGACGAGGCCTTCGAAGTGATGGCGGACCAGTATCCGACACTCCACGACCGGGGCACCTTCCACGTCGGAGCCATCGAAGGGCTTGTTTCGGAGTTCGACACCGACGCGTTCGACGTCGTCTACACCGTCGAGACCCTCCAGCACATCCATCCGGACGACGAGTGGGTGTTCGAGGAGATCGCCAGGATCGCGGGTGACATCCTCATCACCGCTGAAAACGAGGGCAACAGCCCACAGCGGGGCCGCGGAGAGACGGCCGTGAGTCAGGTCGACGACGAGTTCCCGCTCTATCACCGCAACTGGAAGACGATCTTCACGGAGCTCAGGTTCGCACAGTTGATCCGGGAGCCGACGAAGAGAGACACGATACGAGTCTTTCGGACCGTTTGATCCATCGCACCGATCGAACGAGGGTAGAGCGATCTGTTTCGACCCCCCGAGCTGCATCTGTGGGGCTCCAACAGCACGCTGATAAGCCCCGCGGCGGTGTGGACACGTAGATGCCCCGAGAGACTGCACCGCCGCCGTCACCGGCGGGGCACCCAGTCGTCGGCCACGCGCCGGCGTTCGCGAGGGATCCGTTCGGCTTCGTCAGCGACGCGGTCGAGTCGGTCGGCGGGCGGTTCGTCATGAACCTCCTCGGTCGCGAGATCTACGTCCTCGCCGACCCCACGGACATCGAGACCGCGTTACTGGACCGGGAGTCGTTCGCGAAACTGGAGGACTTCCGGATCGCGTTCGGCGACGCGTTGCTCTCCGTCGAGGGTGAGCAGTGGCGACGCCAGCGCCACGCGATGGAGGGGTTTTTCAGCCCACAGCGGATCCGCGACCACGCCGACACCATCCGGGAGGTGACCGAACGCCACACCGACGCCTGGGAGCCCGGCCAGCGGATCGAACTCGACAGCGAGATGCGCCAGCTCGCCCTGGAGAACCTTTTCGAGGTAGTCCTGGGCCACTCGCTGTCCGACGAGGAGTTCGACGAACTGGCGACGGCCGCACACGCACTCAACCTGTGGTTCAAACCGAGGTCGTGGGTGCTCCCACACTGGGTCCCGACGCCCGCCCGCTACCGGTTCCGGCAGGGAGCCGCCGAGCTACGGTCGTGGGCGGAGTCGCTGCTCTCCCGGACTGGCCCGGGACCGGCCGACGAGAGTCTGCTGTCGGCGCTGGTGGCCCTTCGCGACGATCCGTCGACGGCGTTCGACCAGGAAGAGATACTCGATCAGGTCGTCGGGATGCTGTTTGCCGGCCACGAGACGACCGCCCTGGCGATGACCTACGCGCTCCACCAACTCGGACGGAACGGTGACGTTGCCGAACGGGTGGCCCGGGAGATCGACGACGCGGTCGAGGGGACTCCCGCGCTCTCGACAGTCCGGGACCTGTCCGTTCTCGACGACGTGATCGACGAGACACTCCGGCTGTTCCCGCCGGTGCATGCAATCCCTCGGGTGACGACCACCGAAGTGTCCCTGGGCGAACACACGATTCCACGGGACACGGAGGTCCTGCTGGCGGTCTGGAACCTTCATCGGGACGGCCGGTTCTACGACGACCCGGAGACGTTCCGGCCCGAACGCTGGGTCGATACTACACCCAGGGAGAGGGGCTACGAGTACGTCCCGTTCGGTGCCGGACCGCGGATCTGTATCGGCCGTCACTTCGCCCGACTGGAGATGAAACTCGCACTGGTGACGGTCCTGCGCCGCTACCGGATCGAGGCACCCGAATCAGTCTCGGTCACGCCACAGATGACTTCACAGCCCAGTGGGACGGTACCCCTGAAACTACGGCCCCGCGAAGACGCGTAGGAGGGTTCTCGCGGCGGTCCCTCGAGATGTAGGTAGGGGGAGACAGCTATCGATCGGCACGTCACCGATCCAGGAACAGATATCCCGAATGATAGGAAGACTATTCATTCTCGCTAGTGTACCCCGACCCACGGTAGCACGTCTACCACAACAGTTGTCACGGATACCACGATGATCTTCCGACTCCTCTTTACCGGCGTCCTGTTGCTCTCGGGCGTCTCGACGCTGGCGCTGGCCGTCTTCGCCTATCGGCACCGGGAGACCCCCGGTGCGGTTCCGTTCGCGGGGCTGTCGGCCGCGCTCGCCCACTGGGCGTTCGTCTACGCGATCGGGCTCCAGATACAGACGCCGACGCTCAGGGTCATGATCCTACAGATCCAGTGGATCGCCCACCCGACGATCCCGCTGTTCCTGCTTCTGTTCGGGCTCAGCTACACCGGCCACGACGAGTGGGTGACACGGAAGACCGTCGCGATCGTCTCGGCGATTCCGGTACTCGTCGTCGTCGCCGCGCTGACGAACCCGTGGCACGAACTCCTCTGGACGGCGCAGTCGGTCCACATCGTCGAGGGGATGGCGGTGCTGGTCCCGACGTACGGGCCGTTGTTCTGGATCAACATCGTCTACGGCTACGGGATCGAGGTGGTCGCCATCGCGGTCCTCCTCCGGTTGGTCTATCAGTCGGATCACCTCTATGCGGATCAGTCGGCACTACTGCTGGTCGGGATCATGGTCCCGTTTCTCGCCAACGTCCACGAGATATTCATCGTGGGATCGACCCCGGCCGTCGACTACACGGCGATCTCGTTCGCGGTCAGCGGGCTCGCCTTCGGGTACGCGGTGTTCCGGCGACAGCTGTTCGATCTGATCCCCGCGACACGGAAGCTCGGGCGGAGCGACGCGATCACACAGCTCGATACGGGCGTCCTGATCGTCGACACCGAGGACCGGATCGTCTACGCGAACCCGGAAGCGGGCACGATCTTCGACCGCGATCCGAGTGCGATGGTGGGCCAGCCGGCCAAGTCGGTCGTCGACGAGCAGTGGCTCTCTTTCGATACGGAGGACGCGCTCGGCGAGGTCCAGCGTGGTACGCGGACCTACGAGATCCGAACGTCGTCGATCACGGATCGGAGCGGCCGTGAGTTGGGGACGACGCTCGTCTTCTACGACGTGACCGCCAGGACGCGACGCGAACAGGAGTTGGTCACGGTAAACGAACTCAACGCCGTGATCAGAGGCGTCAACCAGACACTGCCGTCCGTGACCGGCCGTGAATCGATCGAAAGAGCGGTCTGTGACCGGCTCGCGGAATCCGACCTCTACGCTGGCGTCTGTATCGGGGACGTCCAGACCTGGGCCGGCGACGCGGATCGCTGGCGAACCACCGGCGACGTGCGAACGGATTCGTCCGGCCACCCGAGCGCCATGTCGAGGGCACCGCCGCGACTCGACAACGGACAGCTCAGGGCGATCGGAGACAGCGATGGGACGGAGCTGACACTCCCGGTGGAACCCGACGGGGCATCGAACACGTGGGTCGTCGTCCCGGTGGTCTACGGCCAGACGGTGTACGGTGCGATGGGACTGTTGGTTCACGAACGCGACGTCAGTGACCGCGAGCGGAGCGTGCTCCGGGAACTGGGCGAACTCGTCGGTCACGCGATCGACGCGTCGGAGGTCGAGGCGCTCACAGCGGCCGACGGCGGGGTACAGCTCACCGTCGCCGTCGCCGACGAGAGCGATCCGATCGCCGCCGTGACAGCGGACGGGGAGGTCCGTCTGGAGACCCTCGGGATCGTCTCGGCCGGAAGCAACGACGGACACCACCTGCTGCTGGACGTGACGGCGGGCGGCGCCGAACAGGCCAGATCGCGGCTGGCCGCTGCGGGTGTCGAAGTCGATACGGTCCACGGCGATAGCGGGGACGGGCTCCTGGATATCGCGATCGGCCAGGCAACGTCGCTAGCACCGATCTGTGAACGGAACGCGACGCTACTCAAGGGGACTGTCGCCGACGGAACAGCGACCTACGAGGTGTTCGTCCCGTCGGCGGCAGAGGCACAGGCGTTGCTGGACCGACTCTCGTCCGCGTTCCCGGCGACGACCCTTCGGACGAAACGCAAGCGTGAAAACCCGTTTCGCGCTGCCGACGGGCTCCCGTCGGACGGGCTCGACGAACTGACCGCAAGACAGCGGGAAGCGCTGGGCGTGGCCTACCGTGCCGGATATTTCGAGTGGCCTCGGGAGGCCAACGCAGAGGAAGTGGCCGAGTCGATGGGGATCAGTTCGCCGACGCTCCATAGCCACCTTCGGAAGGCGCAGGCGAGGCTGTTCGCGGACGTGTTCGAGGGCACCGACGACCCCTGAGCCGTCGGCGGCCGAATAGACAGTCGGACGGTCAGGGAGTCACTGCTCGTCGCTGTCGGGTCGACGGGCAGC carries:
- a CDS encoding ABC transporter ATP-binding protein — its product is MTAIETTGLTKRYNGSSAVADLDLTVREGEVYGFLGPNGAGKSTTIDMLMDYTRPTAGTATVLGMDARQKASPIHAQTGILPDQFGVYTTLTGREHVEYILDANDATGDPETVLDRVGLDDAIDQRAGGYSKGMRQRLGLAMAIAGDPELLILDEPFSGLDPYGVRLVREVVAAERDRGATVFFSSHVLDQVERVCDRVGLLSQGRLIAEGTPTELREMAGVETHLRIETDADDTAVQAIRELDGVERLSREDGHVIVTCPRDVRYRVLDALDSTGATIRSFDSEAGTIEDAFVELATTNTD
- a CDS encoding ABC transporter substrate-binding protein; amino-acid sequence: MPPVGELTLDTPPSSWVGGLGFTADVLTALGQADGAVGMADPRFWYQGFYDFLDGVTAPEKADLTQFTTPERDTDLEVLYELDPDLLAVDPNPLISIYGLEKGEAEEIRENVAPWFGNESRRKRFDGWTYWPVGEPYPYLSLPEYIPKYAELFGEPRRGEALLSLYEPFIEDVRSRVPPEEERRSLALVNGRYNPENRDGWVVYNPKSEIERTWGKKQYRDLNVVDAFAGAYDGQSSITVDFEGLLEYDPDVIIFNFGITYRDFQGENLIRKQRALLQDHPVGSEVTAVENDDLYVGGTPYQGPIINMFQTEMAAKQLYPDEFGAYPGYGELSGSEQLFDRKRLADIVTGNF
- a CDS encoding class I SAM-dependent methyltransferase codes for the protein MDPDDVRADWADRSGKYSPEYYADIGPNEVSETLTDVLDHYVGTEATILEIGCGSGRHLAALLERGYENLSGIDINDEAFEVMADQYPTLHDRGTFHVGAIEGLVSEFDTDAFDVVYTVETLQHIHPDDEWVFEEIARIAGDILITAENEGNSPQRGRGETAVSQVDDEFPLYHRNWKTIFTELRFAQLIREPTKRDTIRVFRTV
- a CDS encoding cytochrome P450; this translates as MPRETAPPPSPAGHPVVGHAPAFARDPFGFVSDAVESVGGRFVMNLLGREIYVLADPTDIETALLDRESFAKLEDFRIAFGDALLSVEGEQWRRQRHAMEGFFSPQRIRDHADTIREVTERHTDAWEPGQRIELDSEMRQLALENLFEVVLGHSLSDEEFDELATAAHALNLWFKPRSWVLPHWVPTPARYRFRQGAAELRSWAESLLSRTGPGPADESLLSALVALRDDPSTAFDQEEILDQVVGMLFAGHETTALAMTYALHQLGRNGDVAERVAREIDDAVEGTPALSTVRDLSVLDDVIDETLRLFPPVHAIPRVTTTEVSLGEHTIPRDTEVLLAVWNLHRDGRFYDDPETFRPERWVDTTPRERGYEYVPFGAGPRICIGRHFARLEMKLALVTVLRRYRIEAPESVSVTPQMTSQPSGTVPLKLRPREDA
- a CDS encoding histidine kinase N-terminal 7TM domain-containing protein; the encoded protein is MIFRLLFTGVLLLSGVSTLALAVFAYRHRETPGAVPFAGLSAALAHWAFVYAIGLQIQTPTLRVMILQIQWIAHPTIPLFLLLFGLSYTGHDEWVTRKTVAIVSAIPVLVVVAALTNPWHELLWTAQSVHIVEGMAVLVPTYGPLFWINIVYGYGIEVVAIAVLLRLVYQSDHLYADQSALLLVGIMVPFLANVHEIFIVGSTPAVDYTAISFAVSGLAFGYAVFRRQLFDLIPATRKLGRSDAITQLDTGVLIVDTEDRIVYANPEAGTIFDRDPSAMVGQPAKSVVDEQWLSFDTEDALGEVQRGTRTYEIRTSSITDRSGRELGTTLVFYDVTARTRREQELVTVNELNAVIRGVNQTLPSVTGRESIERAVCDRLAESDLYAGVCIGDVQTWAGDADRWRTTGDVRTDSSGHPSAMSRAPPRLDNGQLRAIGDSDGTELTLPVEPDGASNTWVVVPVVYGQTVYGAMGLLVHERDVSDRERSVLRELGELVGHAIDASEVEALTAADGGVQLTVAVADESDPIAAVTADGEVRLETLGIVSAGSNDGHHLLLDVTAGGAEQARSRLAAAGVEVDTVHGDSGDGLLDIAIGQATSLAPICERNATLLKGTVADGTATYEVFVPSAAEAQALLDRLSSAFPATTLRTKRKRENPFRAADGLPSDGLDELTARQREALGVAYRAGYFEWPREANAEEVAESMGISSPTLHSHLRKAQARLFADVFEGTDDP